A single genomic interval of Helianthus annuus cultivar XRQ/B chromosome 6, HanXRQr2.0-SUNRISE, whole genome shotgun sequence harbors:
- the LOC110864693 gene encoding uncharacterized protein LOC110864693 — MAAPFIEPQCTIQPARRLKDFLQDQNLPFPRSRKSSISVFLHAAVKYSSIRTISRRFSTKNRSTSPLPEPTITRTTSVTVKDILRWKSFRDLSDPVEFHAPPVPDVSPESPRCTTSTGSPRSSSSCSRSWCDSDFTVGDSPECFRTFSGESEVVDKKNFHVNVASERKNRDLKDQIVLVENEEQQFSPISVLDFAQEHDEMFSQFHQTLADMERRNTMLKQQIHNFENLIDDVNKRVVVDVLDDTDSFVIEEKAIRLMEHVKTTSSIGEWDLSLDCLLLDYFRDELVTSKRVKNNEELESRVLNVAKSWVNGEDDGSLAWEMEGRREVCIREMDKELNWKCFDDDQNEIVIEIEKIMLNQLLDELSIDLVNV; from the exons ATGGCAGCTCCATTCATAGAACCACAATGCACTATTCAACCTGCTCGCAGGCTCAAAGACTTCCTTCAAGACCAAAACCTCCCGTTCCCGCGCTCTCGCAAATCCTCCATCTCCGTCTTCCTCCACGCCGCCGTCAAATACTCCTCCATCCGTACCATCTCCCGCCGTTTCTCCACCAAAAACCGCTCCACATCACCTCTTCCGGAGCCTACAATCACCAGAACAACCTCCGTAACCGTTAAGGACATTCTCCGCTGGAAATCCTTCCGAGATCTGTCAGATCCGGTTGAATTTCACGCTCCTCCGGTGCCGGATGTCTCACCGGAGTCTCCTCGTTGTACAACGTCCACCGGTTCGCCGAGGAGTAGTAGTAGTTGTAGCCGTAGCTGGTGCGATAGTGATTTCACCGTCGGTGATTCGCCGGAATGTTTCCGTACATTCTCCGGTGAATCGGAGGTTGTTGATAAGAAGAATTTTCACGTTAATGTCGCCAGTGAAAGGAAGAACAGAGATTTGAAG GATCAAATTGTGCTTGTGGAAAATGAGGAACAACAATTCAGTCCGATTTCAGTGCTTGATTTTGCACAGGAACATGACGAAATGTTCTCACAGTTTCATCAAACCCTAGCTGATATGGAGA GAAGGAACACAATGCTGAAGCAACAGATCCATAACTTTGAGAATCTCATTGATGATGTGAACAAACGTGTCGTAGTAGACGTATTAGACGATACTGATTCGTTTGTTATCGAAGAAAAGGCGATTAGGTTAATGGAACATGTGAAAACAACAAGTTCTATTGGAGAGTGGGACTTAAGTTTGGATTGTTTGTTATTAGATTACTTTAGGGATGAATTGGTTACAAGTAAGCGAGTGAAGAACAATGAGGAGTTAGAATCTAGGGTTTTGAATGTTGCGAAAAGTTGGGTGAATGGGGAAGATGACGGATCGTTGGCGTGGGAGATGGAAGGTAGAAGAGAAGTGTGCATTAGAGAAATGGACAAAGAATTGAATTGGAAATGTTTTGATGATGATCAAAATGAGATTGTGATTGAGATAGAGAAGATCATGCTTAATCAATTGTTAGACGAGTTATCGATTGATCTTGTTAACGTTTAG